Proteins from a genomic interval of Anatilimnocola floriformis:
- a CDS encoding recombinase family protein — MEWYRDYETGKTLARPEFERLQKDIFSGKVKTIVGWKLDRLSRRLRDGVNLLADWCERGLKIVVITQQIELNGPVGRMIAAVMLGLAEIELEFRRERQAAGIEVAKKKGAFKGRQKGTTKGKLERAKEMLAKDWKPAEIAQALGVSRRTVFRYVSCG, encoded by the coding sequence ATCGAATGGTACCGGGACTACGAAACCGGCAAGACGTTAGCTCGACCGGAATTTGAGCGGCTGCAGAAGGATATCTTCAGCGGCAAGGTGAAGACAATTGTTGGCTGGAAGCTTGATCGCCTCTCGCGCCGGTTGCGTGATGGGGTGAATCTCTTGGCCGACTGGTGCGAGCGAGGTCTGAAGATCGTTGTCATCACCCAGCAAATCGAGCTGAACGGCCCGGTGGGACGCATGATTGCCGCAGTTATGCTCGGTTTGGCGGAAATCGAATTGGAGTTTCGCCGCGAGCGACAAGCCGCAGGCATCGAGGTTGCAAAGAAGAAGGGCGCGTTCAAGGGCCGCCAGAAGGGAACAACGAAAGGCAAGCTGGAGCGAGCGAAAGAGATGCTGGCGAAGGACTGGAAGCCAGCGGAGATTGCCCAGGCACTTGGTGTGTCGAGAAGAACGGTGTTCCGATACGTCAGTTGCGGCTGA
- a CDS encoding sensor domain-containing diguanylate cyclase — MRCRADLVSLAVVTVLLVAAGVYVSGIPRMQMEQGRWVAHTHEVLHQLEILSSQLAQARVHQNAQLPPNPGTVQEEQARIAQELRQTIAELADLTADNSAQQERIKPLWQAISTRLVSAETDSAANYLEIADRISEMSSEEEQLLKAREVKWQQAVRAAQYQFLVTIGVVYLLALYAFRLSRSEANVREQLLTFEREKAQTQRNLAERMAKIAQVQQDIIYERLNYQGAMEVITRRAQDITQADGVVVEMQEGKELVYQAASGTMEPFIGFRMQTEGSLAGLCIASRHMIRCDDTEADARVDKHACRKVGVRSMIVVPLQHLGEIVGVLKVASSRVNAFTADDEHTLQFMAGVLSATLRDATLSEELKTRASTDAMTGLNNHRHFQEFLAKEFGRAHRYDNQLSLILGDVDHFKKYNDTFGHQAGDEVLAQVGAILKKHGRASDCVARYGGEEFALILTQTSLAGAEVVANRICEAMRAAEWPHGAVTMSLGVSCLENGYAAPPELIAQADKALYQSKAAGRDRVTIVTADLSAGYLAQSR, encoded by the coding sequence ATGCGTTGTCGCGCAGATCTCGTCAGCCTGGCAGTGGTCACCGTTCTTCTGGTGGCTGCCGGTGTGTATGTAAGCGGCATTCCACGGATGCAGATGGAGCAAGGCCGCTGGGTGGCACACACTCACGAAGTGCTGCATCAACTGGAGATTTTGTCGAGCCAACTGGCGCAAGCGCGCGTTCATCAGAACGCCCAGCTCCCTCCGAACCCCGGCACCGTGCAGGAAGAACAGGCGCGGATCGCCCAAGAGCTGCGGCAAACAATCGCAGAGCTGGCCGATCTGACGGCCGACAATTCTGCGCAACAAGAGCGCATCAAGCCGCTCTGGCAAGCCATCTCCACACGCCTGGTGAGTGCCGAAACCGACAGCGCGGCGAACTATCTGGAGATTGCCGACCGCATCAGCGAAATGAGTTCCGAAGAGGAGCAGTTGCTGAAGGCCCGCGAAGTGAAATGGCAACAAGCCGTGCGGGCCGCGCAATATCAGTTTCTGGTCACCATCGGTGTTGTCTACCTGCTGGCGCTGTATGCCTTCCGCTTGTCGCGCAGCGAAGCGAATGTGCGTGAGCAACTGTTGACGTTCGAGCGCGAGAAGGCGCAGACTCAGCGGAACCTGGCCGAGCGCATGGCGAAAATCGCCCAAGTGCAGCAGGACATTATCTACGAGCGCCTCAACTATCAGGGGGCGATGGAAGTGATCACACGTCGCGCGCAAGACATCACTCAAGCCGACGGCGTGGTCGTCGAAATGCAAGAAGGAAAAGAACTGGTCTACCAGGCCGCCAGCGGCACGATGGAACCCTTCATCGGCTTTCGCATGCAGACCGAAGGAAGCCTGGCCGGCCTCTGCATCGCGTCTCGCCATATGATTCGCTGCGACGACACAGAAGCCGACGCGCGTGTCGACAAGCACGCCTGCCGCAAAGTCGGCGTGCGGTCGATGATCGTCGTGCCGCTGCAGCACCTGGGCGAGATCGTCGGCGTGCTTAAAGTTGCCTCGTCGCGCGTGAACGCGTTCACCGCGGATGACGAGCACACACTGCAATTCATGGCCGGCGTGTTATCGGCGACGCTGCGCGACGCGACGCTTTCGGAGGAGTTGAAAACCCGCGCCTCCACCGATGCGATGACGGGACTGAACAACCATCGGCACTTTCAAGAATTCCTGGCCAAGGAATTCGGCCGGGCGCATCGCTACGACAATCAGCTCTCACTCATTCTGGGCGATGTCGATCATTTCAAAAAATACAATGACACGTTCGGTCATCAGGCCGGCGATGAAGTCTTGGCGCAGGTAGGCGCCATCTTGAAAAAGCACGGCAGAGCCTCCGACTGCGTGGCCCGCTACGGTGGCGAAGAATTTGCCCTGATCCTCACCCAAACATCGCTCGCCGGGGCGGAGGTTGTCGCCAACCGAATTTGCGAAGCCATGCGGGCTGCCGAATGGCCTCACGGCGCCGTCACGATGAGCCTCGGCGTCAGCTGCTTGGAGAATGGCTATGCAGCGCCGCCCGAGCTCATCGCCCAAGCTGACAAAGCCCTTTATCAATCGAAGGCCGCCGGCCGCGACCGAGTAACGATCGTCACGGCAGATCTCAGCGCGGGCTATCTCGCGCAATCACGCTAG
- a CDS encoding HEAT repeat domain-containing protein, whose protein sequence is MYQPQYYQFTPGRTYLVFAKKTDKAGVFRQLWKNHRDQEDQGVLLAANNDSRAGTPLKEIIWQELSGLLKSARPQDVAYALSHLDALSGGDYRKMQDIDRKLVLGEVITLIQSPDPLIQGPDPAIARQAIEVLGSHNPYMSNDYSPGWLATVGKGHIPGYSTWDKEHVNLGGKLYWKELTRFVNSDAEPELRVRAAQALGRTQVEELLPFAEGLTRNSDARLRRVGAILLADYPDKANTNLIKGLTTDRDPIARRGAAEAIGFGQFTHLVPDLGTLVNDKNPEVACAAALSLLSFSLEHSEKTLLANRRHSEYQCLFINALAHGDTKPYLDDLCRVIRENPQPDRWWGGFMPWADSWQLLFRYVQQRPAEDLKLGKFDAILDALEFPAKAGERGPHYYSSSEPRDLYALYLQRGVDKRAKEFRAACKRKLTYDIDYYFNMVDGNPANYQGK, encoded by the coding sequence ATGTATCAGCCGCAGTATTACCAGTTCACGCCGGGTCGCACCTACTTGGTGTTCGCGAAAAAGACCGACAAAGCCGGCGTCTTTCGGCAACTCTGGAAGAACCATCGCGACCAGGAAGACCAGGGCGTGCTGCTCGCCGCCAACAACGACAGCCGGGCCGGCACGCCGCTGAAGGAGATCATCTGGCAAGAGCTCAGTGGTTTGCTCAAAAGCGCTCGCCCTCAAGATGTCGCCTATGCACTGAGCCATCTCGATGCCCTGAGCGGCGGCGACTATCGCAAGATGCAAGACATCGATCGGAAGCTCGTCCTTGGCGAGGTGATCACGTTGATCCAGAGTCCGGATCCATTGATCCAAGGCCCCGATCCTGCCATCGCTCGTCAAGCGATCGAGGTTCTCGGCTCGCACAATCCATATATGTCGAACGACTATTCGCCCGGCTGGTTAGCCACCGTCGGCAAAGGGCACATCCCGGGCTACAGCACTTGGGACAAGGAGCATGTGAATCTCGGCGGCAAGCTGTATTGGAAAGAGCTGACGCGCTTCGTCAACAGCGACGCCGAGCCGGAACTGCGCGTGCGGGCTGCTCAGGCGCTCGGCCGCACGCAGGTTGAGGAGCTATTGCCATTTGCCGAAGGTTTGACTCGCAACTCCGACGCCCGTTTGCGCCGCGTCGGTGCGATTCTGCTGGCCGATTATCCTGACAAAGCGAACACGAACCTAATTAAGGGCCTGACCACCGATCGAGATCCCATCGCGCGGCGCGGGGCGGCCGAAGCCATCGGCTTTGGTCAGTTCACGCACTTGGTGCCAGATCTTGGCACCCTCGTGAACGACAAGAATCCCGAGGTTGCCTGTGCGGCGGCACTCAGCCTGTTGTCGTTTTCGCTCGAACACAGCGAAAAAACACTCCTCGCCAATCGCAGGCATTCAGAATATCAATGCCTGTTCATCAACGCCCTGGCCCACGGCGACACCAAGCCATATCTCGACGATCTATGCAGGGTCATTCGCGAGAATCCCCAGCCGGATCGCTGGTGGGGCGGGTTCATGCCCTGGGCCGACAGTTGGCAATTGTTGTTTCGCTATGTGCAGCAACGGCCTGCCGAAGATTTGAAGCTGGGGAAGTTCGACGCCATCCTGGACGCTTTGGAGTTTCCCGCCAAGGCTGGCGAGCGCGGCCCGCACTATTACAGCTCTTCGGAGCCACGTGATCTGTATGCCCTCTATTTACAGCGTGGCGTCGACAAGCGGGCCAAGGAGTTTCGGGCTGCTTGTAAGCGTAAACTCACTTATGACATCGATTACTACTTCAACATGGTCGATGGCAACCCCGCAAACTACCAGGGCAAGTAA